In Kryptolebias marmoratus isolate JLee-2015 linkage group LG11, ASM164957v2, whole genome shotgun sequence, the following proteins share a genomic window:
- the saal1 gene encoding protein saal1 isoform X5: MVAKHSEENSEGQMQLSEDDEEDLCKVWDMAMDKDVASVLQEFKVADILLGVIAKSRCPRLTEICVGILGNVACFPDTCVTLSQNEDLGQRTSLCVHSAVLLLLLGDADPPTLLETSRLLLMCLSQRDVCSLWLQRIRQQTSVCSNLCFIMCSSTNSTLLSITDLLEKVGELVDKLFDLDEELMKSWITFHPRQEEDGERQLDVTSCLLEAAKQLRSESPAGVEVYLHILQLLTTVKEGLQAFAAPDGPGKSVWDFVCDVVCEDVCQTNDLSVVFHEWKSVLVQTFSVLQALYRCQDQWGSRSDASLPLIGTVFQVCQYHSECKDEATNKDDAEDEQLQALDEITAEFLADLCSQMSKDTAADLIKNGYLTEKTCLAAASCLLPNFKTSFQHLQEALSEVDPHLADVMRTRLPV, encoded by the exons ATGGTCGCAAAGCATTCAGAAGAAAACTCTGAGGGTCAGATGCAGCTctctgaggatgatgaggaagaTCTCTGCAAAGTCTGGGATATGGCAATGGATAAG GATGTGGCAAGTGTTCTGCAGGAATTTAAAGTGGCTGATATCCTCCTCGGTGTCATAGCCAAATCCCGCTGCCCACGTCTTACA GAAATTTGTGTAGGAATCCTTGGAAACGTTGCTTGTTTTCCTGACACGTGTGTGACTTTAAGCCAAAATGAAGACTTGGG TCAGCGCACCTCCCTGTGTGTCCACAGTGCTGTGCTGTTGCTTCTTCTCGGAGATGCAGATCCTCCAACTCTTCTGGAAACCAGCAG ATTACTGCTCATGTGTTTGTCCCAGAGAGACGTCTGTTCCCTTTGGCTTCAGCGAATACGACAGCAGACGTCTGTGTGCTCCAACCTTTGTTTCATCATGTGCAGTTCAACCAACAGTACTTTACTTTCCATCA CTGACCTGCTGGAGAAGGTGGGGGAGCTGGTTGATAAACTGTTTGACCTTGATGAAGAGTTAATGAAGAGCTGGATCACATTTCACCCACGTCAGGAGGAGGATGGTGAACGGCAGCTggatgtcacttcctgtctccttGAAGCAGCTAAACAGCTAAG GTCAGAGAGTCCAGCTGGTGTAGAGGTTTACCTGCACATCCTCCAGCTCCTCACCACTGTAAAGGAAGGCCTTCAGGCTTTTG ccgCTCCTGATGGGCCGGGCAAATCTGTGTGGGACTTTGTCTGTGACGTTGTGTGTGAGGACGTCTGTCAGACAAATGAcctttcagttgtttttcatgAGTGGAAGAGCGTGTTGGTTCAGACGTTTTCTGTGCTGCAGGCTCTTTATAGATGCCAGGATCAGTGGGGCAGCAGAAGTGATGCAA GTCTGCCGCTTATTGGAACCGTTTTCCAAGTGTGTCAGTACCACAGTGAGTGCAAAGATGAAGCCACAAATAAAGATGATGCTGAAGATGAGCAGCTTCAGGCTCTTGATGAGATCACAGCTGAGTTTCTTGCTGACCTGTGCAGTCAGATGTCTAAG GATACAGCTGCAGATTTGATAAAGAACGGGTACCTGACAGAGAAGACTTGTCTcgcagctgcttcctgtttactTCCCAACTTTAAGACTTCA tttcagcACCTACAAGAGGCATTGTCAGAGGTTGATCCCCATTTGGCAGATGTGATGAGGACACGGCTTCCAGTTTGA
- the saal1 gene encoding protein saal1 isoform X2 — MRKRVNRLNKRCLKLSSVLVDSKRPKTFTFGIYLLVILSRTAAMDSSVDGAGQEEPKRSSPQTGPQSPGLDRNPSPPPDKADGEEEEDLDAIGDTVYSKHWLFSTLTRLINMVAKHSEENSEGQMQLSEDDEEDLCKVWDMAMDKDVASVLQEFKVADILLGVIAKSRCPRLTEICVGILGNVACFPDTCVTLSQNEDLGQRTSLCVHSAVLLLLLGDADPPTLLETSRLLLMCLSQRDVCSLWLQRIRQQTSVCSNLCFIMCSSTNTDLLEKVGELVDKLFDLDEELMKSWITFHPRQEEDGERQLDVTSCLLEAAKQLRSESPAGVEVYLHILQLLTTVKEGLQAFAAPDGPGKSVWDFVCDVVCEDVCQTNDLSVVFHEWKSVLVQTFSVLQALYRCQDQWGSRSDASLPLIGTVFQVCQYHSECKDEATNKDDAEDEQLQALDEITAEFLADLCSQMSKDTAADLIKNGYLTEKTCLAAASCLLPNFKTSFQHLQEALSEVDPHLADVMRTRLPV; from the exons ATGCGCAAAAGGGTGAACCGTCTGAATAAACGCTGTTTGAAATTGAGCTCAGTCTTGGTGGACTCAAAACGTcctaaaacttttacttttggaaTTTACCTACTAGTTATTTTGTCAAGAACGGCCGCAATGG ACAGCAGTGTTGATGGTGCCGGGCAAGAAGAACCTAAGAGATCCTCACCTCAGACTGGACCACAGTCCCCTGGTCTGGACAGGAACCCATCACCACCTCCCGACAAGgctgatggagaggaggaggaagatcttGATGCCATTGGGGACACTGTTTACAGCAAGCACTGGCTTTTCAGCACCCTGACACGCCTCATAAAT ATGGTCGCAAAGCATTCAGAAGAAAACTCTGAGGGTCAGATGCAGCTctctgaggatgatgaggaagaTCTCTGCAAAGTCTGGGATATGGCAATGGATAAG GATGTGGCAAGTGTTCTGCAGGAATTTAAAGTGGCTGATATCCTCCTCGGTGTCATAGCCAAATCCCGCTGCCCACGTCTTACA GAAATTTGTGTAGGAATCCTTGGAAACGTTGCTTGTTTTCCTGACACGTGTGTGACTTTAAGCCAAAATGAAGACTTGGG TCAGCGCACCTCCCTGTGTGTCCACAGTGCTGTGCTGTTGCTTCTTCTCGGAGATGCAGATCCTCCAACTCTTCTGGAAACCAGCAG ATTACTGCTCATGTGTTTGTCCCAGAGAGACGTCTGTTCCCTTTGGCTTCAGCGAATACGACAGCAGACGTCTGTGTGCTCCAACCTTTGTTTCATCATGTGCAGTTCAACCAACA CTGACCTGCTGGAGAAGGTGGGGGAGCTGGTTGATAAACTGTTTGACCTTGATGAAGAGTTAATGAAGAGCTGGATCACATTTCACCCACGTCAGGAGGAGGATGGTGAACGGCAGCTggatgtcacttcctgtctccttGAAGCAGCTAAACAGCTAAG GTCAGAGAGTCCAGCTGGTGTAGAGGTTTACCTGCACATCCTCCAGCTCCTCACCACTGTAAAGGAAGGCCTTCAGGCTTTTG ccgCTCCTGATGGGCCGGGCAAATCTGTGTGGGACTTTGTCTGTGACGTTGTGTGTGAGGACGTCTGTCAGACAAATGAcctttcagttgtttttcatgAGTGGAAGAGCGTGTTGGTTCAGACGTTTTCTGTGCTGCAGGCTCTTTATAGATGCCAGGATCAGTGGGGCAGCAGAAGTGATGCAA GTCTGCCGCTTATTGGAACCGTTTTCCAAGTGTGTCAGTACCACAGTGAGTGCAAAGATGAAGCCACAAATAAAGATGATGCTGAAGATGAGCAGCTTCAGGCTCTTGATGAGATCACAGCTGAGTTTCTTGCTGACCTGTGCAGTCAGATGTCTAAG GATACAGCTGCAGATTTGATAAAGAACGGGTACCTGACAGAGAAGACTTGTCTcgcagctgcttcctgtttactTCCCAACTTTAAGACTTCA tttcagcACCTACAAGAGGCATTGTCAGAGGTTGATCCCCATTTGGCAGATGTGATGAGGACACGGCTTCCAGTTTGA
- the saal1 gene encoding protein saal1 isoform X3: MRKRVNRLNKRCLKLSSVLVDSKRPKTFTFGIYLLVILSRTAAMDSSVDGAGQEEPKRSSPQTGPQSPGLDRNPSPPPDKADGEEEEDLDAIGDTVYSKHWLFSTLTRLINMVAKHSEENSEGQMQLSEDDEEDLCKVWDMAMDKDVASVLQEFKVADILLGVIAKSRCPRLTEICVGILGNVACFPDTCVTLSQNEDLGAVLLLLLGDADPPTLLETSRLLLMCLSQRDVCSLWLQRIRQQTSVCSNLCFIMCSSTNSTLLSITDLLEKVGELVDKLFDLDEELMKSWITFHPRQEEDGERQLDVTSCLLEAAKQLRSESPAGVEVYLHILQLLTTVKEGLQAFAAPDGPGKSVWDFVCDVVCEDVCQTNDLSVVFHEWKSVLVQTFSVLQALYRCQDQWGSRSDASLPLIGTVFQVCQYHSECKDEATNKDDAEDEQLQALDEITAEFLADLCSQMSKDTAADLIKNGYLTEKTCLAAASCLLPNFKTSFQHLQEALSEVDPHLADVMRTRLPV; encoded by the exons ATGCGCAAAAGGGTGAACCGTCTGAATAAACGCTGTTTGAAATTGAGCTCAGTCTTGGTGGACTCAAAACGTcctaaaacttttacttttggaaTTTACCTACTAGTTATTTTGTCAAGAACGGCCGCAATGG ACAGCAGTGTTGATGGTGCCGGGCAAGAAGAACCTAAGAGATCCTCACCTCAGACTGGACCACAGTCCCCTGGTCTGGACAGGAACCCATCACCACCTCCCGACAAGgctgatggagaggaggaggaagatcttGATGCCATTGGGGACACTGTTTACAGCAAGCACTGGCTTTTCAGCACCCTGACACGCCTCATAAAT ATGGTCGCAAAGCATTCAGAAGAAAACTCTGAGGGTCAGATGCAGCTctctgaggatgatgaggaagaTCTCTGCAAAGTCTGGGATATGGCAATGGATAAG GATGTGGCAAGTGTTCTGCAGGAATTTAAAGTGGCTGATATCCTCCTCGGTGTCATAGCCAAATCCCGCTGCCCACGTCTTACA GAAATTTGTGTAGGAATCCTTGGAAACGTTGCTTGTTTTCCTGACACGTGTGTGACTTTAAGCCAAAATGAAGACTTGGG TGCTGTGCTGTTGCTTCTTCTCGGAGATGCAGATCCTCCAACTCTTCTGGAAACCAGCAG ATTACTGCTCATGTGTTTGTCCCAGAGAGACGTCTGTTCCCTTTGGCTTCAGCGAATACGACAGCAGACGTCTGTGTGCTCCAACCTTTGTTTCATCATGTGCAGTTCAACCAACAGTACTTTACTTTCCATCA CTGACCTGCTGGAGAAGGTGGGGGAGCTGGTTGATAAACTGTTTGACCTTGATGAAGAGTTAATGAAGAGCTGGATCACATTTCACCCACGTCAGGAGGAGGATGGTGAACGGCAGCTggatgtcacttcctgtctccttGAAGCAGCTAAACAGCTAAG GTCAGAGAGTCCAGCTGGTGTAGAGGTTTACCTGCACATCCTCCAGCTCCTCACCACTGTAAAGGAAGGCCTTCAGGCTTTTG ccgCTCCTGATGGGCCGGGCAAATCTGTGTGGGACTTTGTCTGTGACGTTGTGTGTGAGGACGTCTGTCAGACAAATGAcctttcagttgtttttcatgAGTGGAAGAGCGTGTTGGTTCAGACGTTTTCTGTGCTGCAGGCTCTTTATAGATGCCAGGATCAGTGGGGCAGCAGAAGTGATGCAA GTCTGCCGCTTATTGGAACCGTTTTCCAAGTGTGTCAGTACCACAGTGAGTGCAAAGATGAAGCCACAAATAAAGATGATGCTGAAGATGAGCAGCTTCAGGCTCTTGATGAGATCACAGCTGAGTTTCTTGCTGACCTGTGCAGTCAGATGTCTAAG GATACAGCTGCAGATTTGATAAAGAACGGGTACCTGACAGAGAAGACTTGTCTcgcagctgcttcctgtttactTCCCAACTTTAAGACTTCA tttcagcACCTACAAGAGGCATTGTCAGAGGTTGATCCCCATTTGGCAGATGTGATGAGGACACGGCTTCCAGTTTGA
- the saal1 gene encoding protein saal1 isoform X1, with translation MRKRVNRLNKRCLKLSSVLVDSKRPKTFTFGIYLLVILSRTAAMDSSVDGAGQEEPKRSSPQTGPQSPGLDRNPSPPPDKADGEEEEDLDAIGDTVYSKHWLFSTLTRLINMVAKHSEENSEGQMQLSEDDEEDLCKVWDMAMDKDVASVLQEFKVADILLGVIAKSRCPRLTEICVGILGNVACFPDTCVTLSQNEDLGQRTSLCVHSAVLLLLLGDADPPTLLETSRLLLMCLSQRDVCSLWLQRIRQQTSVCSNLCFIMCSSTNSTLLSITDLLEKVGELVDKLFDLDEELMKSWITFHPRQEEDGERQLDVTSCLLEAAKQLRSESPAGVEVYLHILQLLTTVKEGLQAFAAPDGPGKSVWDFVCDVVCEDVCQTNDLSVVFHEWKSVLVQTFSVLQALYRCQDQWGSRSDASLPLIGTVFQVCQYHSECKDEATNKDDAEDEQLQALDEITAEFLADLCSQMSKDTAADLIKNGYLTEKTCLAAASCLLPNFKTSFQHLQEALSEVDPHLADVMRTRLPV, from the exons ATGCGCAAAAGGGTGAACCGTCTGAATAAACGCTGTTTGAAATTGAGCTCAGTCTTGGTGGACTCAAAACGTcctaaaacttttacttttggaaTTTACCTACTAGTTATTTTGTCAAGAACGGCCGCAATGG ACAGCAGTGTTGATGGTGCCGGGCAAGAAGAACCTAAGAGATCCTCACCTCAGACTGGACCACAGTCCCCTGGTCTGGACAGGAACCCATCACCACCTCCCGACAAGgctgatggagaggaggaggaagatcttGATGCCATTGGGGACACTGTTTACAGCAAGCACTGGCTTTTCAGCACCCTGACACGCCTCATAAAT ATGGTCGCAAAGCATTCAGAAGAAAACTCTGAGGGTCAGATGCAGCTctctgaggatgatgaggaagaTCTCTGCAAAGTCTGGGATATGGCAATGGATAAG GATGTGGCAAGTGTTCTGCAGGAATTTAAAGTGGCTGATATCCTCCTCGGTGTCATAGCCAAATCCCGCTGCCCACGTCTTACA GAAATTTGTGTAGGAATCCTTGGAAACGTTGCTTGTTTTCCTGACACGTGTGTGACTTTAAGCCAAAATGAAGACTTGGG TCAGCGCACCTCCCTGTGTGTCCACAGTGCTGTGCTGTTGCTTCTTCTCGGAGATGCAGATCCTCCAACTCTTCTGGAAACCAGCAG ATTACTGCTCATGTGTTTGTCCCAGAGAGACGTCTGTTCCCTTTGGCTTCAGCGAATACGACAGCAGACGTCTGTGTGCTCCAACCTTTGTTTCATCATGTGCAGTTCAACCAACAGTACTTTACTTTCCATCA CTGACCTGCTGGAGAAGGTGGGGGAGCTGGTTGATAAACTGTTTGACCTTGATGAAGAGTTAATGAAGAGCTGGATCACATTTCACCCACGTCAGGAGGAGGATGGTGAACGGCAGCTggatgtcacttcctgtctccttGAAGCAGCTAAACAGCTAAG GTCAGAGAGTCCAGCTGGTGTAGAGGTTTACCTGCACATCCTCCAGCTCCTCACCACTGTAAAGGAAGGCCTTCAGGCTTTTG ccgCTCCTGATGGGCCGGGCAAATCTGTGTGGGACTTTGTCTGTGACGTTGTGTGTGAGGACGTCTGTCAGACAAATGAcctttcagttgtttttcatgAGTGGAAGAGCGTGTTGGTTCAGACGTTTTCTGTGCTGCAGGCTCTTTATAGATGCCAGGATCAGTGGGGCAGCAGAAGTGATGCAA GTCTGCCGCTTATTGGAACCGTTTTCCAAGTGTGTCAGTACCACAGTGAGTGCAAAGATGAAGCCACAAATAAAGATGATGCTGAAGATGAGCAGCTTCAGGCTCTTGATGAGATCACAGCTGAGTTTCTTGCTGACCTGTGCAGTCAGATGTCTAAG GATACAGCTGCAGATTTGATAAAGAACGGGTACCTGACAGAGAAGACTTGTCTcgcagctgcttcctgtttactTCCCAACTTTAAGACTTCA tttcagcACCTACAAGAGGCATTGTCAGAGGTTGATCCCCATTTGGCAGATGTGATGAGGACACGGCTTCCAGTTTGA
- the saal1 gene encoding protein saal1 isoform X4: MRKRVNRLNKRCLKLSSVLVDSKRPKTFTFGIYLLVILSRTAAMDSSVDGAGQEEPKRSSPQTGPQSPGLDRNPSPPPDKADGEEEEDLDAIGDTVYSKHWLFSTLTRLINMVAKHSEENSEGQMQLSEDDEEDLCKVWDMAMDKDVASVLQEFKVADILLGVIAKSRCPRLTEICVGILGNVACFPDTCVTLSQNEDLGAVLLLLLGDADPPTLLETSRLLLMCLSQRDVCSLWLQRIRQQTSVCSNLCFIMCSSTNTDLLEKVGELVDKLFDLDEELMKSWITFHPRQEEDGERQLDVTSCLLEAAKQLRSESPAGVEVYLHILQLLTTVKEGLQAFAAPDGPGKSVWDFVCDVVCEDVCQTNDLSVVFHEWKSVLVQTFSVLQALYRCQDQWGSRSDASLPLIGTVFQVCQYHSECKDEATNKDDAEDEQLQALDEITAEFLADLCSQMSKDTAADLIKNGYLTEKTCLAAASCLLPNFKTSFQHLQEALSEVDPHLADVMRTRLPV; the protein is encoded by the exons ATGCGCAAAAGGGTGAACCGTCTGAATAAACGCTGTTTGAAATTGAGCTCAGTCTTGGTGGACTCAAAACGTcctaaaacttttacttttggaaTTTACCTACTAGTTATTTTGTCAAGAACGGCCGCAATGG ACAGCAGTGTTGATGGTGCCGGGCAAGAAGAACCTAAGAGATCCTCACCTCAGACTGGACCACAGTCCCCTGGTCTGGACAGGAACCCATCACCACCTCCCGACAAGgctgatggagaggaggaggaagatcttGATGCCATTGGGGACACTGTTTACAGCAAGCACTGGCTTTTCAGCACCCTGACACGCCTCATAAAT ATGGTCGCAAAGCATTCAGAAGAAAACTCTGAGGGTCAGATGCAGCTctctgaggatgatgaggaagaTCTCTGCAAAGTCTGGGATATGGCAATGGATAAG GATGTGGCAAGTGTTCTGCAGGAATTTAAAGTGGCTGATATCCTCCTCGGTGTCATAGCCAAATCCCGCTGCCCACGTCTTACA GAAATTTGTGTAGGAATCCTTGGAAACGTTGCTTGTTTTCCTGACACGTGTGTGACTTTAAGCCAAAATGAAGACTTGGG TGCTGTGCTGTTGCTTCTTCTCGGAGATGCAGATCCTCCAACTCTTCTGGAAACCAGCAG ATTACTGCTCATGTGTTTGTCCCAGAGAGACGTCTGTTCCCTTTGGCTTCAGCGAATACGACAGCAGACGTCTGTGTGCTCCAACCTTTGTTTCATCATGTGCAGTTCAACCAACA CTGACCTGCTGGAGAAGGTGGGGGAGCTGGTTGATAAACTGTTTGACCTTGATGAAGAGTTAATGAAGAGCTGGATCACATTTCACCCACGTCAGGAGGAGGATGGTGAACGGCAGCTggatgtcacttcctgtctccttGAAGCAGCTAAACAGCTAAG GTCAGAGAGTCCAGCTGGTGTAGAGGTTTACCTGCACATCCTCCAGCTCCTCACCACTGTAAAGGAAGGCCTTCAGGCTTTTG ccgCTCCTGATGGGCCGGGCAAATCTGTGTGGGACTTTGTCTGTGACGTTGTGTGTGAGGACGTCTGTCAGACAAATGAcctttcagttgtttttcatgAGTGGAAGAGCGTGTTGGTTCAGACGTTTTCTGTGCTGCAGGCTCTTTATAGATGCCAGGATCAGTGGGGCAGCAGAAGTGATGCAA GTCTGCCGCTTATTGGAACCGTTTTCCAAGTGTGTCAGTACCACAGTGAGTGCAAAGATGAAGCCACAAATAAAGATGATGCTGAAGATGAGCAGCTTCAGGCTCTTGATGAGATCACAGCTGAGTTTCTTGCTGACCTGTGCAGTCAGATGTCTAAG GATACAGCTGCAGATTTGATAAAGAACGGGTACCTGACAGAGAAGACTTGTCTcgcagctgcttcctgtttactTCCCAACTTTAAGACTTCA tttcagcACCTACAAGAGGCATTGTCAGAGGTTGATCCCCATTTGGCAGATGTGATGAGGACACGGCTTCCAGTTTGA